A window of Methylobacterium bullatum genomic DNA:
CCCTGGCGGTAGAGGGCGACCCCGCGAAAGGACAGCCCATCCCAGGTCACGGCCCGGCGGGTCCGAGCAGGGCCTCGCCCGATACCGGATCGAGGGTGACGGCGCGATAGAAGCAGGAGCGTCGCCCGGTATGGCAACATCCGCCATCGCCCGCGACCTCCACCGAGATCAGGAGCGCGTCCTGGTCGCAATCGACACGCATCTCGACGACCCGCTGGACCTGCCCGCTCGTCGCGCCCTTGTGCCAGAGCTCGCTCCGCGAGCGCGACCAGTACCAGGCCTCGCCGGTC
This region includes:
- the hisI gene encoding Phosphoribosyl-AMP cyclohydrolase codes for the protein MTVSQASAAPGGFSPPGSRKDVEEGARLTPRFDANGLVACIAVDAHDGRVLMLAHMNAESLRLTLETGEAWYWSRSRSELWHKGATSGQVQRVVEMRVDCDQDALLISVEVAGDGGCCHTGRRSCFYRAVTLDPVSGEALLGPAGP